ATACTGCCCCACAAGTTAAATTTTCTCATGTTCTCAGACTCTTCATGCTCTTCCATTTCAACATTTACTTCCTCATTCCCATCAATCTGCAACTCTGGTGTTCCATCCCTCTCATTACGTTCCATATCCATGGTGGTTTCTGCTGTCCAATTCACATCTTCTTCTCCCTCCAATTGTGATTGTTCATCATCATATGCTGAATCCTCATGATCCCCTGCTTTCTCTGTTTTCTTGACTTTGCTTGGACATGTCAACTTGTTGTGGCCTAATTTTTTGCAGACACTGCACTTCCGCCCAACACCTGCTCTAGACCCGGCCATCCTCCCTGTTCCCTTTGTCTTGGTGAAGTCTGGATTGGCCACCTTAAATTCTGAATGCCTCCTCAGCGGCAACTTGCTCTTCCCTATGTCTCCTCCTATGTGCAATGATTCCTTCAGTCCAACACAAATCCTCTGAATTTGAAGGGTAGCTTCTCTATACGCTGCCTGACTTTGACTTCTGAGGTACGCTACTTCATTTAAAATACTACTAAGTTCACCAAATCTTCTCGTAACCTCAGACTCCTTATCGGGGTAATTGGTGGGCTCTGGCTGCGTAGTACTCAGCCCAGCTTCTAGTGTCCACTGGGTCAATATAAGTGACTTTGGCATCTCAATTACATTAAGGCGTTTGATGGTTGCGAATATATGACGACATGGTATGCCAAATGAAATGAAGTGTTGGCACTCACAAACATAAAAATCACACCCAACTGTCACATACACGAATCTCCTATACCTATTGTCTCCATACTTCTGCAGTTCCATAATAGTCCCCTCCTCGTCGTTTTCCAAACTACTAACTCGGTCATCACCTTCCCGGGACATTTGTTGTCTAACTTTGTAAAACATGTTCCTTGTATAGATTTTAGATAACTCTGCTTCTATTTTAGGCAAATTTGTCACTCCCAAAACAGGATTCGTGTGTAAACACTGATAATCTCCTTTTAGATGTCCATGTCGAACCCATGAAGTAGCCATGTCAATGGTTCGAACAAAGTCGTACAACTTCATATTTTCATTCACTTTCCTCTTCAACACTGCATTAATACCTTCGTTATGCTGTGTGGTGGTCaacccacaaaaaaaaaaattcccttgaGGAAAGTCTCCCCCCACTTGTGTTTTGTTGCCCATAGTTTTGTTGCATAGTCGGTGCCATCTAGTTCGTGGTCTGTTATTAGTTCATTCAGTTTGTGGTCAAACACCTCCACCTCATAGTACGTGAAACATAAGTCACTAAGCCTTTCCGCAAACGTACAGTCCTTACCCTTCAAAATAGATTTGTTGTGTAAATGCCAATAACAAAGACGGTGTACTGCATTCGGCATCAGCGCTTCGATGGATGCTTCCATTGCAAGATCACCATCTGTGACCACAGTTTTTGGTGCCACCCCATTCATGCATTCGAGGAATGCCTTTATTGCCCACATATAACAACTTGTCGACTCATTATCAAGGATTGCATAGCCAAATGGACATGTTTTGAAGTGGTTATTGACTCCTATCCATATCAACAAGGGCTTACCGTAGCTATTTGTTTTATAAGTCGAGTCAAAAGGCAACTGAGTGTCCATATGTCTCGTAATCTAAACGAGCTTTCCCACCCCAAAATAAGTTCAGAAGTTGATTTGAATTATCATATGAAAAAGTTCCAAAGAAATTAGGGTCCATATCCGCTTTATGTTCTAAGTACCCCAACGCTCGACCGGCATCTGATGCAGCAAAGTCGACTGTTGACACAgctgatgtagagtccaagaactttacttagctagttagatagtagtattatagtatttatagtattatctt
This genomic interval from Humulus lupulus chromosome 8, drHumLupu1.1, whole genome shotgun sequence contains the following:
- the LOC133795642 gene encoding protein FAR1-RELATED SEQUENCE 1-like, giving the protein MGNKTQVGGDFPQGNFFFCGLTTTQHNEGINAVLKRKVNENMKLYDFVRTIDMATSWVRHGHLKGDYQCLHTNPVLGVTNLPKIEAELSKIYTRNMFYKVRQQMSREGDDRVSSLENDEEGTIMELQKYGDNRYRRFVYVTVGCDFYVCECQHFISFGIPCRHIFATIKRLNVIEMPKSLILTQWTLEAGLSTTQPEPTNYPDKESEVTRRFGELSSILNEVAYLRSQSQAAYREATLQIQRICVGLKESLHIGGDIGKSKLPLRRHSEFKVANPDFTKTKGTGRMAGSRAGVGRKCSVCKKLGHNKLTCPSKVKKTEKAGDHEDSAYDDEQSQLEGEEDVNWTAETTMDMERNERDGTPELQIDGNEEVNVEMEEHEESENMRKFNLWGSMWAL